Below is a window of Halobaculum lipolyticum DNA.
CCGTCGCCGTCGACGTCACGCAGTCGTGGCGGTGGACGAACGGAGGGTCGGTGGACGAACGGAGGTCGACGGAGTCACTCCCCGGCGGGGCGGCCGAGACTGATCGTACGGCCGTTGATCCGGTGCATGGCGGTCTCGACTTCGGCGTAGGTCGCGCGGCGGAACGTGTTCATACCTACCTGTAGGGGAGCCGAGTAGAAATAGTTTTTCACGACCGAGTAAATACTTCGGACGTGTCGGACGGCCGCCGGGTCCGGCGGGTCAGGTCAGCTCGGCGAGCAGATCGCGGGTCGCCGCACGGACGGCGTCGTCGCTGGAGGCGGGCGGCTCCCACCCGAGCGCAGAGAGCTTCTCGACGGAGAGGCGCATCTTCGGCACGTCGCCGGTCCAGCCGCGGTCGCCGCCGGTGTAGCTGTAGTCGGGGTGCAGGTCCATCTCGTCGGCGACGATGTCGGCGATGCGGTTCACGGAGGTCGTCGTGCGCGAGCCGAGGTTGTACGTGTTGAGGTCGCGCTCGCCGTGTTCGACGACGTGACACATCGCGTCGACGCAGTCGTCGACGTGGAGGTAGGACTTCTCCTGGCGGCCGTCGCCGAGGATCTCCAGTTCGTCGGGGTCCGCCTGCAACTTTTTGATGAAGTCGGGGATCACGTTGCCGCGCTGGTACGGCCCCACGATGTTGGCGAAGCGGTACACCCACGCGGTGAAGCCGTAGCTCTTGGCGTACGTGGAGATCAGCGCCTCGTCGGCGAGTTTCGACGAACCGTAGATGCTGATCGGCTCCAACGGGGCGTAGTCCTCGGGCGTGGGGCGGGGGGCCTCGCCGTAGACGGTTGACGAGGAGGTGAACGCGAGGTTCGTGACGCCGGCGTCGTCCATCGCTTCGAGGACGTTGTACGTCATCTCGGCGTTCTCCTCGAACAGCCGGCGGTCGTCGTCGAAGTTCGTGTCCGTGTACGCAGCGAGGTGGAACACGACGTCGAGGTCGTCGGTCACGGCGCCCGCCGCGTCGACCGCGTCGGTGAGGTCGGCACGGATCACGTCGACGCCGTCGGGGACCCGCTCGGGGTCGCCCTTCGAGAAGTCGTCGGCGACGCGGACGTCGGCGCCGTACTCGGACTGGAGGTGTCCCGCGAGGTGGGAGCCGATGAGACCGCCGCCGCCCGTGACGAGGACGGTGGCGTCGGTGAGGTCCATGTCTCTGGACGCGTGAGACCGCGGAAAGTGTCTTCCGGTCGTTCCCGGGCCGCAGGCGCCCGCCCCGGCCGTCGCAGCGACGCTACTCCGCGGTCGCTTCCGCGCCGTCGTCGCTCCCGCCGGCACCGCCGGCGTCGTCGCTGCCGGCGCTCCCGTCGGCGGCGGCGAGCGGCTCGTCGACGCCGAGCAGGTCCGCGCTCGCCTCCCACAGCCGCCGCTGTGCGCGCGGGTCCTGGGCCTCCGTCGAGGGCGTCTTCTCCCGCCGGTCGGCGAAGTAGCGGCCGGTCGTGTCGGCCACCTCGTCGGCCACCGCGAGGTACACCGCGGTCGCGGCGCCGTCGGCGGGCGTCGTCACGAACGGGAGCCGGCCCAGCCCCCCCGCCGCCGCCGCCAGCGGGCCGGGGAGGTGGCGGAAGAACCCCGACCCTGGGATGGCGCCGGGGTGGAAGCTGTTCGAGGTGACGGCGCTGTCGCGGTCACGCAGCCGCCGGCCCAACTCGGCGGCGAACTGGACGTTCGCCAGCTTCGAGCGCTGGTAGGCGCGCCACGAGGAGAAGTCGTCGACGGCGGTCAGTTCGTCGAGGTCGATCGGGTCGCCGCGGTGGCCCTCGGAGGCGGTCGTCACGACGCGCGCGTCGTCGGCGAGGTCGTCCAGTAGCTCCGCGGTGAGTTGGTACGGGGACAGGTGGTTCACGTGGAAGGTGTACTCGACGCCGAGGTCCGTCAGCCGCGCCTCCCGGAAGTAGCCGCCCGCGTTGTTGATGAGGACGTCCAGCCCGCCGTCGCCGGCGGCCTCGCGGGTCCGCTTCGCCAGCCGCGACACCTCGTCGGGCTGGGCGAAGTCGGCGCGGACGAACTCCGCGGTGCCCTCGTTGACCGCGTCCTCGATGGCGTCGACGACCGCCCGCCCCGCCTCGGCGTCGCGGCCGTGGACGACCACGTGGGCGCCCAACCGGCCGAGCGCGAGCGCCGTCTCGCGACCGATGCCGCTGGTCGACCCGGTCACGAGCGCGGTGCTGTCGACGATGCGTTCGTCGCCGACGCCGGCGACGTCCTCGGGGTACTCCGTCATGGGTGTCCGGAGGTGTCGGACGAGTAAAGACTCGTTGGCGCCGGCGACCGCGACGGCTGGTTCGCTCCTCGCTCGGTCGATCAGTCGGGGCGATTGGCGGCTCGGCCCTGCGGACCTCGCCGCCGACCGTCGCGGTCTCAGTCCCTCGCTCGCTGCGCTCGCTCGGTCGTTCGACCGCGCACGAAGCGAACCGCCCTTACGCCGCCGCGCCGACGCTCCGGTATGACCGACGACGTCGTCGTCCTCCGGTACGGCCACCGCCCCGGACGGGACGACCGGATGACGACCCACGTGGGCCTGACGGCTCGGGCGCTCGGCGCCGACCGGGTGGTGCTCCCCGACAACGCCGGCCAGTCCGCCGAGACGATCCGCGACATCACCGACCGCTTCGGCGGCCCGTTCGCCGTCGAACTCCGCGACGACCAGCGCGCCTACACCCGCAACTGGGACGGGACGGTCGCCCACCTCACGATGTACGGCGAGCGCGTGCAGGACGTGGAAGCGGACCTCCGCGCCGACTCCGTCGCGAGCGACACGCCGCTGCTCGTCGTCGTCGGCGGCGAGAAGGTGCCGTTCGACTTCTACGAGGCCGCCGACTACAACGTCGGTGTCACGAACCAGCCCCACTCGGAGGTCGCCGGGTTGGCCGTCTTCCTCGACCGCCTGTTCGAGGGCGAGGAACTGGAGCGCGAGTGGGAGGGCGCCGACCGCGTCGTACTGCCCCAGGAGACGGGAAAGAAGGTCGTCGACCCCGGCGACCTGGAGCGCGAGGACGGCGGAGAGTAGCGGCCACTCGCAGTTGGCGCGTGCCGCCGGACCTCCGTGTCCGGCGGACGCGCGCGAGGGATGAGGGAGGTCGCGAGCGCAGCGAGCGACCGACCGAATCGGCTGGGGAGGATGTGGCGGTGTGGGGCGGCGGGCGGGACTGAAAGGGGCCGCGTTCCTCGGCGACGGCCGACGACGCGAGCACCGCAGCGGAGCGAGGAGCACAGCGAGTCGCCCGCGTCGAGGAACGCGGGGGCTTTCGAGGACTCTCAAGACCCCCGTCGCGTATCGATCCCCCGACCTGCCGGTCCACAGCAAACCCACTGCAGAAGCGTGTTCTCGGCAGTCCGTCCGATCTAGTGGTCGTCCTCGCGCCACTTCTTCCCGCACTCGGTGCACGTGAAGAAGCGCGTCTCGGACTCGTCGGCCGACCGGATCTGTTTCATCTCGTAGCGAACCGTCCGCACCTCGTCGCAGTCGGGGCACTTCTGTTCGACCGTCGGCCCCACCTCCGCCGCGTCGACGTCGGACATGTCGACGACCGTCGTCCCCTCCTGCCCCTGCGTCGTCGTCATCGCCTGCTCGGTGGCCGAGTCGCGCAGCTCCTCGTAGCCGCACGAGCCGCACACCCACTTCTCGTCGTCCGCCTTCATCATCGATCCGCACTCGTCGCAGAAGTTCATACCGCGCCCGTCGGCCGTCCTCGTACTTAACGTCCGGGGTCTGCCCCGCCCCGACGACCCGCGGGGACGGCCCGGGCGACACCGCCGCCGGACGCTCAGGCGTCGCCCTCGGACTGCCCCGGTTCGCCGACCGCTTCGACCGGGAGCGCCTGCTGGAGGTCCGTGTACAGGTCCTCGGCGCTGCGGAACTGCTCGCTGGGGCACTCGGCGATGTACCGTCCGAGGTTCCCGTCGCCGTCGGCGAACAGCACCGTCGTCTCGTCGAACGCGTCGGCCGCCTCCGCGCGGCTCACCGGGTACTCCAACTCCTCGAACAGCGTCTCGACCCGGGACAGTTTGACTTCGGACATGTCGATCCGGTACGCACGCCGAGCGTATCAGCGTATTGTCCCGAACGGGTCGCTCGGTGATCGGGTCGCCCGGTGATCGGGTCGCCCCGTCGTCGTCCCGATCGGCAGGGGGCACGGCGGGCACCGACGGAGTCCCGGACGGTCCGAGTCGGACGACGCCTCAGCCCCGGAACAGGCGTCTGACCTCGTCGATGACGTCCGGCTCGGCGGCGACGAGGTACGTCTCCGCGGCCGTCAGTTCGGTGTCGGCGCCTGCGACGCCGTGGCCCGCCGCCCCGGAGATCACGAGGCTCCCCCGCGGGAGCGACACCTCCCGGAGCGACAACCCGGCGACGGGGGCGGCGTCGGCGACCGTCACCTCGAACACCTCCAGTTCGCCGGCCAGCGCCTCGACCGTCCGCACCACGCCGCCGCCCTCGATCTCGTTGACCGTGCGCCGGGCGCCCGCCAGCTCCGGGTAGACGACGTGGTCGACGAACGGCTCGAACTCCGCGGTGTCCGGGTCTGTCGTCCGCAACACGGTTCGGACGTCGGGCGCGAGCCGCTTGGCGGCCAGACACACCGCGAGGTTCGTGCCGACCGTGTTCGTGAGCGCGGCGACCACGTCCGCGCGCTCGGGCGCCGCCTGTGCCAACACGGACGGCCGCGCCGCGTCGCCCTCGATGACGGCAGCGACGTACTCGTCGGCCGCCGCGGCGACGCGCTCGGGGGTCCGCTCGACGATCACCACGTCGTGGCCCCGCTCGGCCAGCGACCGCGCCGTCTCCAGTCCGAGGCGACCGCTCCCCACCACGACGACCCGGAGGTCCGCGCGCTCGTTCATCGTTCCTCCTCCGTGTCACTCGCGGGGGGATCCACTTCTACTTCCCGGGCGTCCTCGCCGTCCGGGGACGGACCGTCGCGCTCGCGCCACGGGTCGGCGGCGTCCGCCGCCGGCGTCTCCACCACGACCGGACCCTCGGCGGGCGCGGTTCCCCCCGCCGACGCCCCCGGGTCGCCGGACGGCTCCCCGCGGCCGAACGGCAGCGAGGGACCGTGCAACACGGCGTACACCACGACGCCGACCCCGAGCCAGCCGATCGCGATCGCCCACGTCTCCCACGAGATGAACAGCCCGAGGAGGAGGTTCAACCCGATCCCGAGCAGCGGCACGGCGGGGTAGGCGGGCACCTCGAACGGCCGCGAGAGGTTCGGGCGCCGGCGCCGAAGCCGGATCAACGCGAGGTTGACCACGGCGAACCCCAGCAGCGAGAACAGGCTCGCGAGGTTGCCAACGACCCGGATCGGCGCCGAGACCGTCGCGACGAGCATCACCACGGCGCTGGCGGCGATCGCGAGCCACGGCGTCCCGTACCGGGGGTGGATCCGCCCGAGTCCGGCCGGCAACTGCCGCTCGCGCCCCATCGCGAACGCGACGCGGCTCGACCCGATCACGACCGCGTTGAGCGCGCTCACCGTCGAGAACACCGCGCCGAAGGCGATCAGCGCCCCGCCCAACGGCGCCCCGAACACCCCCACGTCCGGCATGAACCCGATCGCCGCCTCCGCGACGGCCGTCTCGCCCGCGGCCGCGAGCAACTCGGGACCGAGCGTCCCGATGGCGACGCCGACGACGAGCAGGTAGACGACGACCGTGACGGCGACCGACGCGAGGATGGCGCGCGGGATGTTCGTCGTGGGGTTCTCCACCTCCTCGGTGACGGTCGCGATCAGGTCGTACCCCTGGAACGCGATGAACGTCAGCCCCATCGCCGGCAACACGGTGAGCGCGCCCCCGTCGGCCGGGAACAGCGGGACGAAGTTCGCCCCCTGGACCGCCCCGACGCCGAACGCGACGAAGATCAGGAGGACGACGATCTTCACGGCGGTCACGACGGTCTCGGCGCCGCCCGAGGCCTCCGTCGAGAGCGCGTTCAGCCCGACGAACGACACCACCGCGAACAGCGCGTACGCCACGATCCACGGCTCCGAGTCGGGCAGCCCGGGCCAGTACAGGTGGACCAACTCGACGAAGTTCGAGGAGAAGCCCAGCGCGTACAGCGCCCCCGCGGCCATGTAGGTGAACCACCGCGTCCACCCCATCACGAACGCGACGGGCGAGGAGAACGCCTCCCGGACGTACGCGTAGCCGCCGCCGTTCTTCGGTATCGCCGCGGCCAACTCCGCGTACGACAGCGCGGTGAACGTCGTCACACCGCCGTTGAGCGCGAACGCGACGATGGCGCCGGCGCCGGCCGTCTCCGCGGCCAGCCCGGTCAACACGAAGATGCCCGCGCCGATCATCGCGCCGATGCCGATCATCGTCGCGTCGAGCAGCCCCAGGTTCGTCGCCGGCGCCCGGCGCCCGCGCGTCTCGCTCATCGCGACCACTCCATGCGCTGTGGTACCGTTTCGTGTTCGGGGTGGAAAACGCATCGGCGTTGACACGACCGTGAGAGGCCGGGGGCGGGCTTCCCCCGCGCTCGTCCCGCTCGCGGGTCGTTCCTCCCCGCTCGCGCTCCGTCGTCTCGCTCCCTCCGGTCGCTCGAGGACGCCTTACTCGAACTCGGGGTCGCGCTTGTCCACGAACGCGTCCATCCCCTCGCGCTGGTCGTGGGTCCCGAACAGCCCCGAGAACACGCGCTGTTCGTACTCCAGCCCCGCGCCCAACCCCGTCTCGTACGACTGGTTGATCGCCTCCTTCGCCGCCGCGAGCGCGAACTTCGGCTGGGCGGCGAGATCCGCGGTCAGGTCGTCGATCCGCGCGTCGAGTTGGTCGTGGGCGACGACCTCGCCGACCAGCCCGTACTCGTGGGCGTCGGTCGCGTCGATGCGCTCGCCGAACAGGATCAGCCGCCGCGCCACCTCGTCGTTGACGAGCCGCGGGAGCCGCTGGGTGCCGCCCCACCCGGGAACGATCCCCAGATCGATCTCCGTCTGTCCGAACACCGCGTTCTCGGCGGCGACGCGCAGGTCACACGCCAGCGCGAGTTCGCAGCCGCCGCCGAACGCGTAGCCGTTCACCGCCGCGACCGTCGGCGCCGGGAACGTCTCCAGCGAGCGGGCGATGTCGTGGCCCAACTCGGCGTACGCCTGCGCCTCCGGCGTGCCGAGGTCCTTCATGTAGGAGATGTCGGCGCCGGCGATGAACGCCGTGTCGCCCGCGCCCGTGAGCACGAGCGCGCGGACGTCGGCCGCTTCCGCGTCGCCGATCGCCTCCCGAAGCGCCTCCAGCGTCTCGACGTTCAACGCGTTGA
It encodes the following:
- a CDS encoding APC family permease gives rise to the protein MSETRGRRAPATNLGLLDATMIGIGAMIGAGIFVLTGLAAETAGAGAIVAFALNGGVTTFTALSYAELAAAIPKNGGGYAYVREAFSSPVAFVMGWTRWFTYMAAGALYALGFSSNFVELVHLYWPGLPDSEPWIVAYALFAVVSFVGLNALSTEASGGAETVVTAVKIVVLLIFVAFGVGAVQGANFVPLFPADGGALTVLPAMGLTFIAFQGYDLIATVTEEVENPTTNIPRAILASVAVTVVVYLLVVGVAIGTLGPELLAAAGETAVAEAAIGFMPDVGVFGAPLGGALIAFGAVFSTVSALNAVVIGSSRVAFAMGRERQLPAGLGRIHPRYGTPWLAIAASAVVMLVATVSAPIRVVGNLASLFSLLGFAVVNLALIRLRRRRPNLSRPFEVPAYPAVPLLGIGLNLLLGLFISWETWAIAIGWLGVGVVVYAVLHGPSLPFGRGEPSGDPGASAGGTAPAEGPVVVETPAADAADPWRERDGPSPDGEDAREVEVDPPASDTEEER
- a CDS encoding SDR family NAD(P)-dependent oxidoreductase yields the protein MTEYPEDVAGVGDERIVDSTALVTGSTSGIGRETALALGRLGAHVVVHGRDAEAGRAVVDAIEDAVNEGTAEFVRADFAQPDEVSRLAKRTREAAGDGGLDVLINNAGGYFREARLTDLGVEYTFHVNHLSPYQLTAELLDDLADDARVVTTASEGHRGDPIDLDELTAVDDFSSWRAYQRSKLANVQFAAELGRRLRDRDSAVTSNSFHPGAIPGSGFFRHLPGPLAAAAGGLGRLPFVTTPADGAATAVYLAVADEVADTTGRYFADRREKTPSTEAQDPRAQRRLWEASADLLGVDEPLAAADGSAGSDDAGGAGGSDDGAEATAE
- a CDS encoding NAD-binding protein; translation: MNERADLRVVVVGSGRLGLETARSLAERGHDVVIVERTPERVAAAADEYVAAVIEGDAARPSVLAQAAPERADVVAALTNTVGTNLAVCLAAKRLAPDVRTVLRTTDPDTAEFEPFVDHVVYPELAGARRTVNEIEGGGVVRTVEALAGELEVFEVTVADAAPVAGLSLREVSLPRGSLVISGAAGHGVAGADTELTAAETYLVAAEPDVIDEVRRLFRG
- a CDS encoding transcription factor S — translated: MNFCDECGSMMKADDEKWVCGSCGYEELRDSATEQAMTTTQGQEGTTVVDMSDVDAAEVGPTVEQKCPDCDEVRTVRYEMKQIRSADESETRFFTCTECGKKWREDDH
- a CDS encoding enoyl-CoA hydratase/isomerase family protein — its product is MSEWDTLRFEVDDEVATITIDRPDKLNALNVETLEALREAIGDAEAADVRALVLTGAGDTAFIAGADISYMKDLGTPEAQAYAELGHDIARSLETFPAPTVAAVNGYAFGGGCELALACDLRVAAENAVFGQTEIDLGIVPGWGGTQRLPRLVNDEVARRLILFGERIDATDAHEYGLVGEVVAHDQLDARIDDLTADLAAQPKFALAAAKEAINQSYETGLGAGLEYEQRVFSGLFGTHDQREGMDAFVDKRDPEFE
- a CDS encoding NAD-dependent epimerase/dehydratase family protein, producing the protein MDLTDATVLVTGGGGLIGSHLAGHLQSEYGADVRVADDFSKGDPERVPDGVDVIRADLTDAVDAAGAVTDDLDVVFHLAAYTDTNFDDDRRLFEENAEMTYNVLEAMDDAGVTNLAFTSSSTVYGEAPRPTPEDYAPLEPISIYGSSKLADEALISTYAKSYGFTAWVYRFANIVGPYQRGNVIPDFIKKLQADPDELEILGDGRQEKSYLHVDDCVDAMCHVVEHGERDLNTYNLGSRTTTSVNRIADIVADEMDLHPDYSYTGGDRGWTGDVPKMRLSVEKLSALGWEPPASSDDAVRAATRDLLAELT
- a CDS encoding tRNA (cytidine(56)-2'-O)-methyltransferase, which encodes MTDDVVVLRYGHRPGRDDRMTTHVGLTARALGADRVVLPDNAGQSAETIRDITDRFGGPFAVELRDDQRAYTRNWDGTVAHLTMYGERVQDVEADLRADSVASDTPLLVVVGGEKVPFDFYEAADYNVGVTNQPHSEVAGLAVFLDRLFEGEELEREWEGADRVVLPQETGKKVVDPGDLEREDGGE